The DNA sequence TCGTCGACGCGGAGGGGGCGACCTCCGGGGTGCTCTTCCTCGAGGACATCATCGAGGAGCTCGTCGGCGAGGTGCAGGACGCCACCCGGCGCTCCTAGACCGGTGATTCCACCGGGTCCCGTCGGCGCCGTCGGCGCGTAGCATCCCGCCCGGATGATAGGAGGATCACCATGTTGGAGTCGTGTGTCACGTACTCCGTCCTTCCTGCCTCCGACCTGCAGCGGGCCACAGCGTGGTACCGCGACAAGCTGGAGCTCGAACCGGAGCGGACGACCGAGGGCGGTGTGCTGTACGGCACCGGGGCCGCCGGCAAGATCTACCTCTACGAGACGGCGAACGCCGGCACCGCGAAGAACACCTCGATGTGCTGGCTCGTCGACGACATCGAGGCCACGATGGCCCATCTGAGAGACCGGGGAGTCGAGTTCGCGGACTACGACTTCCCCGGCCTCAAGACGGAGAACGGGATCGCCACCGACGAGATGGGCAAGTCGGCGTGGTTCCAGGACAGCGAGGGCAACTACCTCTGCCTGACCCAGGAGGCGTGAACGACCGGCGTGAGCCGGCGGATCGGGGTCAGTCGCGCCAGCGAGCCCGCAGGTACTGCGGCGGCCAGTAGTCGAGCTGGACGCCGAGTTCGTGCGCCGCCCGCAGGGGGAAGTGCGGGTCGCGCAGGAGCTCGCGCGCGAGCATCACGGCGTCGGCCTGGCCGCTCTCGACGATCTCGGCCGCCTGCCGGGGCGTCGTGATGAGCCCGACCGCGCTCACATCGACCTCGGCGGAGCTCCGCACGTGGTGCGCGAACGGAACCTGGTATCCCGGCCCGACGGGGATGCGGATGCCCGCCTGGATCCCGCCGCTCGAGATATCGAAGAAGTCGGCTCCGGCCTCCTGGGCCCAGGCGGCGACCGTCGCGGTCTGCTGCTCGTCCCAGCCGCCCTCGGCCCAGTCGCTCCCGGAGAAGCGGACGAACAGGGGGACGTCGCCGCCCGCCGCCTCGCGGACGGCGGCGACGACGCGGAGGAGGAGGCGGGCGCGGTTCTCGAGCGATCCGCCGTACTCGTCGGTGCGGTGGTTCGCGAGCGGGGAGAGGAACTGGTGCAGCAGGTAGCCGTGCGCCGCGTGGATCTCGAGCACCCGGAACCCGGCATCGACCGAGCGGACGGTGGCCGCCCGGAAGTCGTCGACGACCTTGTCGATGCCGGCCGCGTCGAGCTCGTCGGGGACCGCGTACCCTTCGAAGGCGACGGCGGACGGGGCGACCGGGCGCCAGCCTCCCTCGCTCTCCGGGACGGTCCCGCTCCGGTCCTCGAAGCCCCAGGCCGGCCACGTGGAGGCCTTGCGCCCGGCGTGCGCGAGCTGGATGGCCGGCACAGCGCCCTGCGACGCGATGAAGTCGGCGATCGGCCGCCACGCGTCGCGCTGCTCGTCCGTCCAGATGCCGGTATCGCGCGGAGAGATGCGCCCCTCCGGGCTCACCGCGGTGGCCTCGGTGAAGACGATGCCGCTCCCGCCGGAGGCGAGGGCGCCCAGGTGGACGAGCTGCCAGGTCTGCGGGACACCGGACTCGTCGATCACCGAGTACATGCACATCGGCGAGGTCCAGATGCGGTTGCGCGCGGTCACTCCGCGCAGGGTCAGAGGGTCGAAGAGGGAGGGCATACCTCTATCCAACCGCGAGCGACTCCAGATATGCCCGCAGGTCGGCCGCCGCGGTGAAGACGTGGCCGGCGATGCCGAGCGCCTCGGCTCCGCGGACGTTCACCTCCTTGTTGTCGATGAACACCGTCTCGGCGGGCGTCACGCCGAGC is a window from the Leifsonia sp. AG29 genome containing:
- a CDS encoding VOC family protein, yielding MLESCVTYSVLPASDLQRATAWYRDKLELEPERTTEGGVLYGTGAAGKIYLYETANAGTAKNTSMCWLVDDIEATMAHLRDRGVEFADYDFPGLKTENGIATDEMGKSAWFQDSEGNYLCLTQEA
- a CDS encoding NADH:flavin oxidoreductase/NADH oxidase, producing the protein MPSLFDPLTLRGVTARNRIWTSPMCMYSVIDESGVPQTWQLVHLGALASGGSGIVFTEATAVSPEGRISPRDTGIWTDEQRDAWRPIADFIASQGAVPAIQLAHAGRKASTWPAWGFEDRSGTVPESEGGWRPVAPSAVAFEGYAVPDELDAAGIDKVVDDFRAATVRSVDAGFRVLEIHAAHGYLLHQFLSPLANHRTDEYGGSLENRARLLLRVVAAVREAAGGDVPLFVRFSGSDWAEGGWDEQQTATVAAWAQEAGADFFDISSGGIQAGIRIPVGPGYQVPFAHHVRSSAEVDVSAVGLITTPRQAAEIVESGQADAVMLARELLRDPHFPLRAAHELGVQLDYWPPQYLRARWRD